One Cryptococcus neoformans var. neoformans B-3501A chromosome 10, whole genome shotgun sequence DNA window includes the following coding sequences:
- a CDS encoding hypothetical protein (Match to ESTs gb|CF188830.1|CF188830, gb|CF187652.1|CF187652; HMMPfam hit to SHMT, Serine hydroxymethyltransferase, score: 840.4, E(): 7.6e-250) — protein sequence MPRPILAALRTTIRPAFSKQFRMASSIPVPTDFNACLYKPLAEADPEINSLIEKETWRQFSGLELIASENLTSLAVMEANGSMLTNKYSEGLPGARYYGGNEFIDVVENLTRERALKAFNLDPKIWGVNVQPYSGSTANFAAFTALINPQDRVMGLGLPDGGHLTHGYYTAKKKITASSIYFQSFPYRVDPKTGIIDYPQLETNANLYKPRLVVCGGSAYPRDWDYGRLRKIADSQGAYLLSDMAHISGLVAAAEQNSPFEYCDVVTTTTHKTLRGPRAGLIFFRKDKESDLEARVNAAVFPACQGGPHNNTIAGVAVALKQAADPAFKEYAKQVRANAAAMAAVLFKHGYRLQTDGTENHLILWDLRPIGLTGSKVEKICDAAHITLNKNAVAGDTSALVPGGVRIGTSALTSRSMKEQDVEKVAEFLHRVVQIALKTQEEAGSKLLKDFVKTYESGNGEAPKLIAELKEDVMKFATSFPLPGVPDTSKIVRPEGVNL from the exons ATGCCCAGGCCTATTCTCGCCGCTCTTCGAACTACCATCCGCCCAGCTTTCTCAAAACAATTCAGAATggcctcctccatccctgTTCCCACCGACTTT AACGCTTGTCTCTACAAGCCCTTGGCTGAGGCCGACCCCGAGATCAACTCTCTCATCGAGAAGGAGACATGGCGTCAGTTCTCTGGTCTCGAGCTTATCGCTTCCGAG AACTTGACCTCTCTCGCGGTTATGGAGGCCAATGGCTCTATGCTTACCAACAAGTACTCTGAGGGTCTTCCCGGTGCTCGATACTACGGTGGTAACGAG TTCATCGACGTTGTCGAGAACCTTACCAGGGAGCGTGCTTTGAAGGCTTTCAACCTTGACCCCAAGATCTGGGGCGTCAACGTCCAGCCTTACTCTGGTTCCACCGCCAA CTTTGCCGCTTTCACTGCTCTCATCAACCCCCAGGACCGAGTGATGGGTCTCGGTCTTCCCGACGGTGGTCACCTCACCCACGGTTACTACAccgccaagaagaagattaccgcttcttccatctaCTTCCAGTCTTTCCCTTACCGAGTTGACCCCAAGACTGGCATCATTGACTACCCCCAGCTCGAGACCAACGCCAACCTCTACAAGCCCCGTCTTGTCGTTTGCGGTGGTTCCGCTTACCCCCGTGACTGGGACTATGGCCGTCTCCGAAAGATCGCCGATAGCCAGGGCGCCTACCTCTTGTCTGACATGGCCCACATCTCTGGTCTcgtcgctgctgctgagcaAAACTCTCCTTTCGAGTACTGTGACGTCGTGACCACCACTACCCACAAGACCCTCCGTGGTCCCCGAGCTggtctcatcttcttccgaaAGGACAAGGAATCCGACCTCGAGGCTCGTGTCAACGCTGCCGTCTTCCCTGCCTGTCAGGGTGGTCCCCacaacaacaccatcgCTGGTGTTGCCGTCGCCCTCAAGCAGGCTGCCGACCCCGCTTTCAAGGAGTACGCCAAGCAGGTCAGGGCCAACGCCGCTGCCATGGCTGCCGTCTTGTTCAAGCACGGTTACAGGCTCCAAACTGACGGTACTGAGAACCACTTGATCCTCTGGGACCTCAGGCCTATCGGTTTGACCGGCTCCaaggttgagaagattTGTGATGCCGCTCACATCACCCTCAACAAGAATGCCGTCGCCGGTGATACTTCTGCCCTCGTGCCCGGTGGTGTCCGAATCGGTACCTCTGCCTTGACTTCCCGATcgatgaaggagcaggatGTGGAGAAGGTTGCCGAGTTCCTCCACCGTGTGGTCCAGATTGCGCTCAAGACTCAGGAGGAGGCGGGTTCCAAGCTTCTCAAGGACTTTGTCAAGACTTACGAGTCTGGTAACGGCGAAGCCCCCAAGCTTATCGCTGAGCTCAAGGAGGACGTTATGAAGTTTGCCACCAGCTTCCCCTTGCCTGGTGTCCCCGACACT TCCAAGATTGTCCGACCCGAGGGCGTCAACCTctaa
- a CDS encoding hypothetical protein (HMMPfam hit to Topoisom_bac, DNA topoisomerase, score: 305.9, E(): 5.9e-89; HMMPfam hit to Toprim, Toprim domain, score: 52.9, E(): 8.5e-13; HMMPfam hit to zf-GRF, GRF zinc finger, score: 100.7, E(): 3.6e-27) — translation MRVLCVAEKPSIAKSITEILSGGRWDTRNGRHQYIRNYDFLYNLAPPLGNGRGANFTVTAVLGHLTSSDFDDDHRKWGSCDPFALFDAPVITFVDQKLKTVESNLQIEARNADILMIWTDCDREGEHIGSEVVAACKKVNRNILVKRARFSAIIPAQIHQACRQANDLDMRQADAVATRISLDLKVGSAFTRLTTMTLQVRVPDLAEQLISYGPCQFPTLGFVVEQYTRVQAFVPETFWYIFVALEREHEDGEPSTVEFRWKRNHLFDLDLAAVLYEQCTVNPQTRVLKVESKPATKWKPLPLTTVELQQSGSRLLHMTPKRILDLAEKLYQKGIVSYPRTETDQYDPKFDFNSLIQKQTLDNQWGAYAQKLLDGAFQKPRNGRKNDKAHPPIHPTAHAGNLEGDERRVFELITRRFLASCSTNAEGQNTTVEISIADEIFSTTGLVVLRRNYLEVYPYDKWATHALPNFEEGEVFIPDVIDLKEGTTSRPSLLTEADLVGLMDKNGIGTDATIAEHIAKIIERGYVTEKQEARIKYLVPSTLGIGLVEGFNAIGFDRSLSKPHLRRETEHRMQLICDGVRGKREILQTTIEEYKEVFVKARREFQTVIDCVENYLHGAGEAQEALRAAARGGRGGRGTRGARGARGGRGTGGRGRGGGGVVAPRGGRDDDNDDDDDDDDDQGPPRGGVRERARGAATTRGRGTSTARGRAGAAGAGTAAGRRAGSPTFGADDGGGDTKMCNCGREAVSRVVAKADSAHKGRSFWTCPQPQGEQCGFFEWGTDGDMARSAGPSKSRTASAQPPPSKRQKTTNRNDPPPSKDGVPSCKCGLDAAFATVIKEGPNKGRQFWACPNNPKARCGFFQWEDDPNLGSGGSNGGDTYNGGGGRSGTSGGLCFVLERYTLNAKPDKIATQSATNAEKRVIGQMHVRTTAMAKVAAHLQAGQSQIQRRFLKEKAVTVEVMFLAHVINVVNKAIGPLIVPIIQAEGEVALVLGPPVMGLVDIVSNATNQAIGPATVRMMKVEDRHIGVRVAVEVGGEGEEEEEVNDSTTLMTVVQHHP, via the exons ATGCGTGTCCTGTGCGTCGCTGAGAAGCCAAGTATAGCGAAGAGTATCACCGAGATACTCTCCGGAGGACGGTGGGATACT AGGAACGGAAGACACCAATATATACGCAATTACGATTTCTTATACAACCTTGCTCCGCCGCTTGGGAATGGAAGAGGTGCCAATTTTACCGTCACAGCAGTCTTGGGACATTTGACTTCAAGT GattttgatgatgatcatcGGAAATGGGGGTCTTGTGATCCGTTTGCGCTGTTCGATGCACCAGTCATCACTTTCGTCGACCAA AAATTGAAAACAGTAGAATCAAACCTCCAAATTGAAGCCCGTAACGCCGACATACTCATGATTTGGACTGATTGTGATAGAGAGGGAGAACATATCGGATCTGAAGTCGTAGCGGCGTGTAAGAAAGTAAATAGGAATATCCTTGTCAAAAGAGCGAGGTTTAGTGCCATTATCCCTGC GCAGATCCACCAAGCATGTAGACAGGCGAACGACTTGGATATGAGGCAGGCAGATGCGGTGGCCACGAGGATAAGCTTGGATCTCAAGGTTGGATCGGCGTTCACAAGGCTTACAACGATGACTTTGCAAGTACGAGTGCCCGATCTAGCAGAGCAACTCATCAGTTACG GTCCATGCCAATTCCCAACTCTCGGCTTTGTCGTCGAACAATACACCCGCGTCCAAGCCTTTGTTCCTGAAACGTTCTGGTACATCTTCGTCGCCCTCGAGCGAGAgcatgaagatggtgaacCCAGCACTGTCGAGTTtaggtggaagaggaaccATCTGTTCGATTTAGATCTGGCGGCGGTGTTGTACGAACAGTGTACAGTCAATCCGCAGACGAGGGTTTTGAAGGTCGAATCAAAGCCCGCGACCAAGTG GAAGCCATTACCGTTGACGACAGTTGAGCTTCAACAATCTGGTTCGAGGTTACTTCATATGACTCCTAAACGAATTCTCGAT CTTGCCGAAAAACTCTATCAAAAAGGTATTGTTAGTTATCCTCGTACCGAAACCGATCAGTACGATCCCAAATTTGACTTCAACTCTCTCATCCAAAAGCAAACGCTTGATAACCAATGGGGAGCTTACGCTCAAAA GCTACTAGACGGTGCCTTTCAGAAACCCCGAAATGGCCGTAAAAACGATAAAGCCCATCCCCCTATCCACCCTACCGCACACGCGGGCAACCTTGAAGGCGACGAACGCCGCGTATTCGAACTCATCACCCGTCGTTTTCTCGCTTCTTGCTCGACCAACGCCGAAGGCCAAAATACCACTGTCGAAATCTCCATCGCCGATGAGATCTTCTCCACTACAGGGCTTGTCGTCCTGAGGAGGAATTATTTGGAGGTGTACCCGTATGACAAGTGGGCGACGCATGCGTTACCGAATtttgaggaaggggaggttTTTATACCGGATGTAATTGATTTGAAGGAGGGAACGACGAGTCGACCAAGTTTGTTGACTGAGGCTGATCTGGTTGGGTTGATGGATAAGAATGGCATCG GTACCGATGCAACCATCGCTGAGCATATTGCCAAAATCATTGAACGCGGGTATGTTAcagaaaaacaagaagcTCGAATAAAATACCTCGTGCCATCTACTCTGGGTATCGGTCTGGTCGAAGGGTTCAATGCTATCGGTTTTGACCGTTCTTTGAGCAAACCACATTTACGACGAGAG ACTGAGCATCGAATGCAATTGATATGTGATGGTGTacgagggaaaagagagatTCTCCAGACTACGATTGAAGAATACAAGGAAGTTTTCGTCAAGGCCCGTCGAGAGTTCCAGACCGTTATCGAT TGCGTGGAAAACTACCTTCACGGAGCTGGCGAAGCCCAAGAAGCTCTTCGAGCAGCAGCACGGGGTGGTCGAGGCGGACGAGGAACTAGAGGAGCGAGAGGTGCAAGAGGGGGGAGAGGaactggaggaagaggcagaggtggtggaggagttGTCGCTCCCAGAGGCGGTCGAGATGATGACaatgacgacgacgacgatgatgatgatgaccaAGGTCCGCCGAGAGGTGGTGTAAGAGAGAGAGCGAGAGGTGcggcgacgacgagagGGAGGGGAACAAGTACTGCCAGAGGACGAGCGGGAGCTGCTGGAGCTGGGACGGCTGCTGGTAGAAGGGCAGGATCGCCTACTTTTG GCGCGGATGATGGCGGTGGCGATACGAAAATGTGCAACTGCGGTAGAGAAGCTGTCTCTCGCGTTGTTGCCAAGGCGGATTCGGCGCATAAGGGAAGATCGTTTTGGACATGTCCTCAGCCTCAAGGAGAACAATGCGGCTTCTTC GAATGGGGGACGGATGGAGATATGGCACGCTCGGCTGGCCCTAGTAAATCACGAACAGCCAGTGCTCAACCGCCGCCATCCAAAAGACAAAAAACCACG AATCGGAACGATCCCCCTCCTTCGAAAGATGGCGTACCTTCGTGTAAATGTGGCCTTGATGCGGCTTTCGCCACAGTAATCAAAGAAGGTCCAAACAAAGGTCGACAGTTCTG GGCTTGTCCGAACAACCCGAAAGCCCGTTGTGGGTTCTTCCaatgggaagatgatccTAATCTCGGCAGTGGTGGTTCTAATGGAGGTGATACTTACaacggaggaggaggaaggagtggaaCCTCAGGAGGTTTGTGCTTCGTGCTTGAAAGGTACACCCTAAATGCCAAACCTGACAAAATTGCCACACAGAGTGCTACAAATGCGGAGAAGCGGGTCATTGGGCAAATGCATGTCCGAACGACGGCGATGGCAAAGGTGGCggctcatcttcaagcaGGGCAAAGTCAAATTCAAAGGCGCTTTCTAAAGGAAAAAGCGGTGACAGTGGAAGTGATGTTTTTGGCG CATGTTATAAATGTGGTGAACAAGGCCATTGGGCCACTAATTGTCCCAATAATACAAGCGGAGGGGGAGGTGGCTTTGGTGTTGGGGCCACCGGTGATGGGATTAGTGGAC ATTGTTTCAAATGCAACCAACCAGGCCATTGGGCCAGCAACTGTCCGAATGATGAAAGTGGAGGATCGTCATATCGGGGTTCGAGTAGCAGTAGAGGTCGGgggcgagggagaggaagaggaagaggtaaACGATAGCACGACTCTTATGACTGTTGTACAACACCATCCATAA
- a CDS encoding hypothetical protein (HMMPfam hit to Pantoate_transf, Ketopantoate hydroxymethyltransferase, score: 323.3, E(): 3.5e-94): MLPRAHRLVNQRPGIALRPHASHVSSAATSAVRRSVASQAQVAQPPIHPEIDGTFNDLIGEGTMNMGMKPRGSDRTSLPYRNINEIELADHQPVRHSGRKWSSLGLRIEQSDLVIDESPEVYNSASEGEYHDFGREERRSPAAVLGSKRLGMVVLPEEMQRGIQRQIDLMDNPRDIRKSYLALPNVPTPISATKSERRDKPFRTPEGELAKASAILPGEYGAVKNVLEELERRLGREWLTSAKEGEILEFSSSLGSGLWAIMDVMGGLLSSRRRWQEGQDKLKYQFVHSSRHGLDLVQRIAEVIPEESADVQFNRRHVHSSTPSLILSTFHLTSFPTLPTRQLYLRQLLELSSPYIVLIERSTPQGWAAISQARSYLLEKSTSENPLHVVAPCPHDGKCPLVGTKDVCGYSQRLQRPSFLRKTKHSSRGEEEKGYCYLVIAKGERPSVGTVAEDMKVAGRMGKVGREAAEKALIKSQGRSIIQEVEGHEAVMEVVRLHEIEPGMENYFEETSPSVNSEELEENLRKEAYSWPRMVAPPMKRKGHVTMDTCCADGNIQRLTYTKSHSKQSYHDARKSSWGDLFPHTSKGKPVIRTRGVRRLAKSENNGDADAVISELLSASLEEEMELEKAMEAVEVDELKELEMLGIKTPRAEVSKERQDDDMLVWKSNKNGPFASGQKRSYRTLTSTRSTSQPKTPPSIQTRSMSARPAPPIRPKATLSSLLSLAKSGTPISVLTAYDYPTALLSESCNLDMTLVGDSLSQVALGHETTTAITLDEMIHHARTVVRGAKTPFVFADMPFGSFETSLEEGVRSVLRMVKEGGVDGVKIEGGREIVPLVRRLSAIGIPVMPHLGLQPQRATSLSGYLVQGRTAQAAYEILQSARELANAGAFAFLLEAMPSKVAKLVTEEVGKKGVFTIGIGAGNGTNGQVLVITDVLGIYAEDPPEDIATPNVTGETELVSTSRDFTKPLDAPRFVRQFGSLGQEMRRAVRAYVQAVKGRSFPDSKESYGMKKEEWETFLEMVKREKDQH, encoded by the exons ATGTTACCAAGAGCCCACAGATTAGTCAATCAAAGGCCAGGGATCGCTCTTCGACCTCACGCAAGCCACGTTTCCTCAGCGGCAACTTCGGCAGTTAGACGTTCGGTGGCAAGTCAAGCCCAAGTAGCCCAACCCCCGATCCATCCTGAAATTGATGGCACATTCAATGATCTGATCGGGGAAGGGACTATGAACATGGGAATGAAACCTAGAGGAAGCGACAGGACGTCATTGCCATACAGAAATATAAACGAGATCGAATTGGCGGATCATCAGCCTGTCCGACATAGCGGAAGAAAGTGGTCATCTCTAGGCTTGCGAATAGAACAGAGTGATCTCGTCATCGATGAGTCGCCAGAAGTTTATAACTCTGCCTCGGAAGGGGAATACCATGATTTTGgtcgagaagaaaggaggagcCCAGCTGCTGTCTTGGGAAGCAAGCGTCTGGGAATGGTAGTCTTGCCGGAGGAAATGCAGCGAGGTATTCAAAGGCAAATCGACC TCATGGACAATCCCCGAGATATTCGAAAATCATATCTGGCGCTTCCCAATGTTCCTACACCCATTAGCGCTACAAAATCGGAGCGTAGAGATAAACCGTTCCGCACACCGGAAGGCGAGCTTGCCAAAGCATCCGCAATCCTTCCCGGAGAGTATGGTGCGGTCAAGAATGTGCTGGAAGAATTGGAGAGAAGGTTAGGTCGAGAATGGTTGACAAGtgcaaaggaaggagagatcTTGGAGTTCTCATCTAGCCTGGGGTCTGGCCTTTG GGCTATCATGGATGTCATGGGTGGTCTGCTCTCTTCTCGCCGGAGATGGCAGGAAGGACAGGACAAGTTAAAATATCAATTTGTACACTCTTCTAGACATGGTCTTGACCTCGTCCAAAGAATAGCAGAGG TCATCCCTGAGGAATCTGCCGACGTTCAGTTCAACCGCAGACATGTCCATTCTTCGACCCCATCACTAATTCTTTCCACATTCCATTTAACCTCTTTCCCTACATTACCAACCAGACAACTCTACCTGCGTCAACTTTTAGAgctctcatctccttatATCGTCCTCATCGAAAGGTCAACACCCCAAGGCTGGGCCGCTATCTCACAAGCCCGCTCATACTTACTCGAGAAATCAACTTCCGAAAACCCCCTTCACGTGGTAGCTCCCTGTCCTCACGATGGGAAGTGCCCTTTGGTCGGAACCAAGGATGTTTGTGGATATAGCCAGAGACTTCAAAGGCCTTCTTTCCTgagaaaaacaaaacacTCATCtaggggagaggaggaaaagggttACTGCTACCTAGTGATCGCCAAGGGCGAGCGTCCCTCCGTTGGCACCGTAGCTGAGGATATGAAAGTTgctggaaggatgggaaaggtGGGACGGGAAGCAGCTGAAAAAGCGTTGATCAAGTCTCAAGGCCGATCGATCATTCAAGAAGTTGAAGGTCACGAAGCGGTAATGGAAGTTGTGCGCCTGCATGAGATAGAGCCTGGTATGGAGAACTATTTTGAAGAGACGTCACCCTCTGTCAACTCGGAAGAATTGGAAGAGAACTTAAGAAAGGAGGCGTATAGCTGGCCGAGAATGGTTGCTCCaccgatgaagaggaagggacATGTCACCATGGATACTTGTTGCGCTGATG GTAACATACAACGTCTTACCTATACCAAGTCGCATTCCAAGCAAAGCTACCATGACGCTCGTAAATCTTCTTGGGGTGATCTCTTCCCCCACACTTCCAAAGGCAAGCCTGTTATTCGAACCCGTGGTGTCAGACGACTTGCAAAGTCCGAAAACAATGGGGATGCGGACGCAGTTATCAGCGAACTCTTATCAGCAagcttggaggaagagatggaactCGAGAAAGCTAtggaggcggtggaggttgaCGAGCTGAAGGAATTGGAAATGTTGGGCATTAAAACTCCCAGGGCTGAAGTCTCCAAGGAAAGGCAGGATGACGATATGCTGGTGTGGAAGTCGAACAAGAATGGACCTTTTGCTTCCGGGCAGAAAAGGAGCTACAGAACTTTAACATCGACGAGGAGCACTTCACAACCTAAGACGCCACCTTCCATTCAGACTCGATCAATGTCAGCTCGCCCGGCTCCTCCAATTAGGCCCAAGGCGACCCTTTCATCCTTGTTGTCACTCGCTAAATCTGGCACCCCCATCAGCGTTCTCACTGCTTACGATTACCCCACTGCTCTCCTCTCCGAATCCTGCAACCTCGATATGACTCTCGTTGGAGATTCACTTTCTCAAGTCGCTCTCGGTCATGAGACAACTACAGCTATTACCCTTGATGAGATGATCCACCATGCACGAACGGTTGTACGGGGTGCGAAAACaccttttgtttttgccGATATGCCCTTTGGTAGCTTCGAGACTTCCTTAGAAGAAGGCGTCAGGAGTGTCTTGAGGATGGTTAAAGAAGGTGGTGTAGATGGTGTCAAAATCGAAGGTGGTCGCGAAATTGTCCCTCTTGTTCGACGTCTTTCCGCTATTGGTATCCCTGTTATGCCTCACCTCGGCCTGCAACCTCAACGAGCCACCAGTCTGTCAGGCTACCTCGTTCAGGGGCGAACCGCTCAAGCTGCTTATGAGATCCTGCAAAGTGCTCGAGAGCTCGCGAATGCTGGGGCTTTCGCATTCCTTCTCGAGGCAATGCCCTCAAAGGTTGCGAAGCTCGTTACTGAGGAAGTTGGCAAGAAGGGTGTATTCACAATTGGTATTGGTGCTGGAAATGGGACCAACGGCCAGGTTCTGGTTATCACCGACGTGCTTGGTATCTACGCTGAGGATCCTCCTGAGGATATAGCCACACCCAACGTTACAGGAGAAACCGAGCTTGTCTCTACGTCTCGTGATTTCACCAAGCCTCTCGACGCGCCACGATTCGTTCGTCAGTTTGGGTCGCTCGGGCAAGAGATGCGCCGCGCTGTGCGTGCATATGTGCAAGCTGTTaagggaagaagcttcCCCGACTCCAAAGAGAGCtatgggatgaagaaggaggagtgggagacgtttttggagatggtcaaGCGCGAGAAGGACCAGCATTAA